A single Xenopus laevis strain J_2021 chromosome 3S, Xenopus_laevis_v10.1, whole genome shotgun sequence DNA region contains:
- the LOC443642 gene encoding caldesmon isoform X2 produces the protein MVSCMYSCVEYHAPFLGSYKDYVSFPSSPLSRTLGKRITYTEAADMLSRSQYLVNLSKLTYQRNDDDDEEAARERRRRARQERQSLQKDYVGDGTEVNSQNSVTTETTRTSTNTSTDISLDDEAALLERLAKREERRQQRLKEALERQKEFDPTITDETLSSSKYNRNGQHEVEENHISAKEDDSVTHRSQYEVEETEIVTTSYQKNDSRKEVQEEVQTEKTEEKEEEPVETQQENLIKNNQVEVTFELKSSDHEARVINLEISVDRGESELREDDERKAEEKRIEEEARREAVERERAEAERKSAEERERLEAERLATEEKERLEAERKAAEEERERCEAEAKREAEQREKEQAEAEERERQRQQEESKLAEESAEAERKAQEERERVLAEKKKAEEEKLRLEAEQSKAAEEKKKAEEKRLEEARERKKAEEKKAAEERERKKAEEKKAAEEKDRKKAEEEKARLEAKKKEEKQDKKDKTQPAFLRKQVKEEKAKGQKEDLKASWERKKDIPETKAHNGESGHERAPQKLKQLEKFGGTKSHPTPDETDSVSKIEADKRLDDLRRRRGETESGEFDKLKQKQQEAAVELEELKKKREERRKIMEEEEQRKKQEEAERKTKEEEEKKRLKEEIEKRRAEAAEKRKNMPEDGLSEEKKPFKCFTPKGSSFKIEERAEFLNKSAQKSSKSTQSAAAVSKIDSRLEQYTSAIGSNKSAKPSKTAPSDLPLPADGIRNIKSMWEKGNVFSSPSGALSPNKETANIKVGVSSRINEWLTKTPETNKATPSKPSDLKPGDVSGKRNIWEKPEEKPGSPTKVTVGGKKPDRNGLRFEKEP, from the exons GTTGACCTATCAGAGAAACGATGACGATGATGAAGAAGCTGCAAGGGAACGCCGTCGCCGTGCTCGCCAAGAGAGACAAAGCTTGCAAAAGGATTATGTCGGAGATGGGACAGAAGTCAACTCTCAAAATAG TGTCACAACTGAGACCACTAGGACATCAACAAATACAAGCACTGATATTTCATTGGACGATGAAGCCGCTCTCTTGGAAAGACTGGCAAAGAGAGAAGAGAGGCGCCAGCAACGCCTGAAAGAAGCCTTGGAACGGCAGAAAGAGTTTGATCCAACAATAACAGATGAAACATTGTCCTCATCAAAGTACAACAGAAATGGACAACATGAAGTGGAGGAAAACCACATCTCCGCAAAAGAGGACGACTCTGTAACCCATCGATCCCAGTATGAAGTTGAGGAAACTGAAATAGTGACAACGTCCTACCAAAAGAATGACAGCAGGAAGGAAGTACAAGAGGAAGTGCAAACTGAAAAAACGGAGGAAAAGGAAGAAGAGCCAGTCGAGACACAACAAGAAAATCTCATTAAGAACAATCAGGTAGAAGTTACTTTTGAACTGAAAAGTTCAGACCATGAAGCTAGAGTAATAAATTTAGAAATAAGTGTGGACAGAGGTGAGTCAGAACTTAGGGAAGATGATGAGAGGAAagctgaagagaaaaggattgaGGAAGAAGCTAGAAGAGAAGCAGTGGAAAGGGAAAGGGCTGAGGCAGAGAGAAAATCAGCAGAAGAAAGGGAAAGGCTTGAGGCAGAGAGGTTAGCTACTGAGGAAAAGGAAAGACTTGAAGCAGAGAGAAAAGCtgcagaagaagaaagagaaaggtGTGAAGCAGAGGCAAAACGGGAAGCAGAACAAAGAGAAAAAGAGCAAGCTGAAGCAGAAGAGAGGGAAAGGCAGAGGCAGCAGGAAGAGAGTAAATTAGCAGAGGAAAGTGCAGAAGCTGAGAGGAAAGCACAAGAAGAAAGGGAAAGGGTATTGGCAGAGAAGAAAAAAGCAGAGGAAGAAAAATTAAGGCTGGAGGCAGAGCAAAGCAAAGCAGCagaggagaagaaaaaggcagaggAGAAAAGGTTAGAGGAAGCAAGGGAAAGAAAAAAGGCAGAGGAGAAAAAGGCAGCAGAAGAAAGGGAACGGAAAAAGGCAGAGGAGAAAAAAGCTGCAGAGGAGAAAGAcaggaaaaaggcagaagaagagaAGGCAAGGTTAGAGGccaaaaagaaagaggaaaagcAAGACAAGAAGGACAAGACCCAACCTGCCTTCTTAAGGAAACAG GTTAAGGAAGAGAAAGCCAAAGGTCAAAAGGAAGATCTGAAGGCAAGCTGGGAACGGAAGAAAGACATTCCAGAGACCAAGGCACACAATGGAGAAAGTGGACATGAGCGTGCTCCCCAGAAGCTTAAACAGCTTGAGAAATTTGG TGGCACAAAATCTCATCCAACTCCTGACGAAACTGATTCAGTATCCAAAATTGAAGCGGATAAGAGACTGGATGATCTTCGTCGGCGCCGGGGGGAAACCGAGAGTGGAGAGTTTGATAAATTAAAACAGAAGCAACAGGAAGCCGCGGTGGAACTAGAAGAGTTGAAAAAAAAGCGTGAGGAACGCCGGAAGATAATGGAGGAAGAGGAGCAGAGAAAGAAACAGGAAGAGGCAGAGAGAAAAACTAAGGAAGAG GAAGAAAAGAAGAGATTGAAAGAAGAGATTGAAAAGAGAAGAGCTGAGGCTGCTGAGAAACGAAAAAATATGCCGGAAGATGGTTTATCAGAGGAGAAGAAACCCTTTAAGTGCTTCACACCAAAGGGTTCATCTTTTAAG ATTGAAGAACGAGCAGAGTTCCTCAACAAGTCTGCACAAAAAAG TTCCAAATCAACGCAGTCCGCAGCAGCTGTATCTAAGATTGACAGCAGACTTGAGCAATACACCAGTGCAATTGGG AGTAACAAGAGTGCCAAGCCTTCCAAAACTGCGCCCTCTGACCTGCCCTTGCCAGCGGATGGTATTCGTAATATAAAGAGCATGTGGGAGAAAGGGAATGTCTTCTCATCGCCAAGTGGAGCTTTGTCGCCAAACAAG GAAACGGCAAACATAAAAGTTGGTGTTTCAAGTCGCATTAATGAGTGGCTCACAAAAACACCGGAGACCAACAAGGCAACCCCCTCTAAACCTTCC GATCTAAAACCTGGAGATGTATCTGGAAAACGCAATATTTGGGAGAAACCAGAGGAGAAACCTGGATCTCCAACTAAG GTGACAGTTGGAGGAAAGAAACCTGATAGAAACG GTCTGAGATTTGAAAAAGAGCCATAG
- the LOC443642 gene encoding caldesmon isoform X3 — translation MDDFERRRELRRQKREEMRQETERLTYQRNDDDDEEAARERRRRARQERQSLQKDYVGDGTEVNSQNSVTTETTRTSTNTSTDISLDDEAALLERLAKREERRQQRLKEALERQKEFDPTITDETLSSSKYNRNGQHEVEENHISAKEDDSVTHRSQYEVEETEIVTTSYQKNDSRKEVQEEVQTEKTEEKEEEPVETQQENLIKNNQVEVTFELKSSDHEARVINLEISVDRGESELREDDERKAEEKRIEEEARREAVERERAEAERKSAEERERLEAERLATEEKERLEAERKAAEEERERCEAEAKREAEQREKEQAEAEERERQRQQEESKLAEESAEAERKAQEERERVLAEKKKAEEEKLRLEAEQSKAAEEKKKAEEKRLEEARERKKAEEKKAAEERERKKAEEKKAAEEKDRKKAEEEKARLEAKKKEEKQDKKDKTQPAFLRKQGEDKEAKVDSKMDKITDEKPRAGFRKEEVKEEKAKGQKEDLKASWERKKDIPETKAHNGESGHERAPQKLKQLEKFGGTKSHPTPDETDSVSKIEADKRLDDLRRRRGETESGEFDKLKQKQQEAAVELEELKKKREERRKIMEEEEQRKKQEEAERKTKEEEEKKRLKEEIEKRRAEAAEKRKNMPEDGLSEEKKPFKCFTPKGSSFKIEERAEFLNKSAQKSSKSTQSAAAVSKIDSRLEQYTSAIGSNKSAKPSKTAPSDLPLPADGIRNIKSMWEKGNVFSSPSGALSPNKETANIKVGVSSRINEWLTKTPETNKATPSKPSDLKPGDVSGKRNIWEKPEEKPGSPTKVTVGGKKPDRNGLRFEKEP, via the exons GTTGACCTATCAGAGAAACGATGACGATGATGAAGAAGCTGCAAGGGAACGCCGTCGCCGTGCTCGCCAAGAGAGACAAAGCTTGCAAAAGGATTATGTCGGAGATGGGACAGAAGTCAACTCTCAAAATAG TGTCACAACTGAGACCACTAGGACATCAACAAATACAAGCACTGATATTTCATTGGACGATGAAGCCGCTCTCTTGGAAAGACTGGCAAAGAGAGAAGAGAGGCGCCAGCAACGCCTGAAAGAAGCCTTGGAACGGCAGAAAGAGTTTGATCCAACAATAACAGATGAAACATTGTCCTCATCAAAGTACAACAGAAATGGACAACATGAAGTGGAGGAAAACCACATCTCCGCAAAAGAGGACGACTCTGTAACCCATCGATCCCAGTATGAAGTTGAGGAAACTGAAATAGTGACAACGTCCTACCAAAAGAATGACAGCAGGAAGGAAGTACAAGAGGAAGTGCAAACTGAAAAAACGGAGGAAAAGGAAGAAGAGCCAGTCGAGACACAACAAGAAAATCTCATTAAGAACAATCAGGTAGAAGTTACTTTTGAACTGAAAAGTTCAGACCATGAAGCTAGAGTAATAAATTTAGAAATAAGTGTGGACAGAGGTGAGTCAGAACTTAGGGAAGATGATGAGAGGAAagctgaagagaaaaggattgaGGAAGAAGCTAGAAGAGAAGCAGTGGAAAGGGAAAGGGCTGAGGCAGAGAGAAAATCAGCAGAAGAAAGGGAAAGGCTTGAGGCAGAGAGGTTAGCTACTGAGGAAAAGGAAAGACTTGAAGCAGAGAGAAAAGCtgcagaagaagaaagagaaaggtGTGAAGCAGAGGCAAAACGGGAAGCAGAACAAAGAGAAAAAGAGCAAGCTGAAGCAGAAGAGAGGGAAAGGCAGAGGCAGCAGGAAGAGAGTAAATTAGCAGAGGAAAGTGCAGAAGCTGAGAGGAAAGCACAAGAAGAAAGGGAAAGGGTATTGGCAGAGAAGAAAAAAGCAGAGGAAGAAAAATTAAGGCTGGAGGCAGAGCAAAGCAAAGCAGCagaggagaagaaaaaggcagaggAGAAAAGGTTAGAGGAAGCAAGGGAAAGAAAAAAGGCAGAGGAGAAAAAGGCAGCAGAAGAAAGGGAACGGAAAAAGGCAGAGGAGAAAAAAGCTGCAGAGGAGAAAGAcaggaaaaaggcagaagaagagaAGGCAAGGTTAGAGGccaaaaagaaagaggaaaagcAAGACAAGAAGGACAAGACCCAACCTGCCTTCTTAAGGAAACAG GGAGAAGACAAAGAAGCAAAAGTGGATTCTAAAATGGACAAAATCACAGATGAGAAACCACGAGCAGGCTTCCGAAAAGAGGAG GTTAAGGAAGAGAAAGCCAAAGGTCAAAAGGAAGATCTGAAGGCAAGCTGGGAACGGAAGAAAGACATTCCAGAGACCAAGGCACACAATGGAGAAAGTGGACATGAGCGTGCTCCCCAGAAGCTTAAACAGCTTGAGAAATTTGG TGGCACAAAATCTCATCCAACTCCTGACGAAACTGATTCAGTATCCAAAATTGAAGCGGATAAGAGACTGGATGATCTTCGTCGGCGCCGGGGGGAAACCGAGAGTGGAGAGTTTGATAAATTAAAACAGAAGCAACAGGAAGCCGCGGTGGAACTAGAAGAGTTGAAAAAAAAGCGTGAGGAACGCCGGAAGATAATGGAGGAAGAGGAGCAGAGAAAGAAACAGGAAGAGGCAGAGAGAAAAACTAAGGAAGAG GAAGAAAAGAAGAGATTGAAAGAAGAGATTGAAAAGAGAAGAGCTGAGGCTGCTGAGAAACGAAAAAATATGCCGGAAGATGGTTTATCAGAGGAGAAGAAACCCTTTAAGTGCTTCACACCAAAGGGTTCATCTTTTAAG ATTGAAGAACGAGCAGAGTTCCTCAACAAGTCTGCACAAAAAAG TTCCAAATCAACGCAGTCCGCAGCAGCTGTATCTAAGATTGACAGCAGACTTGAGCAATACACCAGTGCAATTGGG AGTAACAAGAGTGCCAAGCCTTCCAAAACTGCGCCCTCTGACCTGCCCTTGCCAGCGGATGGTATTCGTAATATAAAGAGCATGTGGGAGAAAGGGAATGTCTTCTCATCGCCAAGTGGAGCTTTGTCGCCAAACAAG GAAACGGCAAACATAAAAGTTGGTGTTTCAAGTCGCATTAATGAGTGGCTCACAAAAACACCGGAGACCAACAAGGCAACCCCCTCTAAACCTTCC GATCTAAAACCTGGAGATGTATCTGGAAAACGCAATATTTGGGAGAAACCAGAGGAGAAACCTGGATCTCCAACTAAG GTGACAGTTGGAGGAAAGAAACCTGATAGAAACG GTCTGAGATTTGAAAAAGAGCCATAG
- the LOC443642 gene encoding non-muscle caldesmon isoform X4 — protein sequence MVSCMYSCVEYHAPFLGSYKDYVSFPSSPLSRTLGKRITYTEAADMLSRSQYLVNLSKLTYQRNDDDDEEAARERRRRARQERQSLQKDYVGDGTEVNSQNSVTTETTRTSTNTSTDISLDDEAALLERLAKREERRQQRLKEALERQKEFDPTITDETLSSSKYNRNGQHEVEENHISAKEDDSVTHRSQYEVEETEIVTTSYQKNDSRKEVQEEVQTEKTEEKEEEPVETQQENLIKNNQVKEEKAKGQKEDLKASWERKKDIPETKAHNGESGHERAPQKLKQLEKFGGTKSHPTPDETDSVSKIEADKRLDDLRRRRGETESGEFDKLKQKQQEAAVELEELKKKREERRKIMEEEEQRKKQEEAERKTKEEEEKKRLKEEIEKRRAEAAEKRKNMPEDGLSEEKKPFKCFTPKGSSFKIEERAEFLNKSAQKSSKSTQSAAAVSKIDSRLEQYTSAIGSNKSAKPSKTAPSDLPLPADGIRNIKSMWEKGNVFSSPSGALSPNKETANIKVGVSSRINEWLTKTPETNKATPSKPSDLKPGDVSGKRNIWEKPEEKPGSPTKVTVGGKKPDRNGLRFEKEP from the exons GTTGACCTATCAGAGAAACGATGACGATGATGAAGAAGCTGCAAGGGAACGCCGTCGCCGTGCTCGCCAAGAGAGACAAAGCTTGCAAAAGGATTATGTCGGAGATGGGACAGAAGTCAACTCTCAAAATAG TGTCACAACTGAGACCACTAGGACATCAACAAATACAAGCACTGATATTTCATTGGACGATGAAGCCGCTCTCTTGGAAAGACTGGCAAAGAGAGAAGAGAGGCGCCAGCAACGCCTGAAAGAAGCCTTGGAACGGCAGAAAGAGTTTGATCCAACAATAACAGATGAAACATTGTCCTCATCAAAGTACAACAGAAATGGACAACATGAAGTGGAGGAAAACCACATCTCCGCAAAAGAGGACGACTCTGTAACCCATCGATCCCAGTATGAAGTTGAGGAAACTGAAATAGTGACAACGTCCTACCAAAAGAATGACAGCAGGAAGGAAGTACAAGAGGAAGTGCAAACTGAAAAAACGGAGGAAAAGGAAGAAGAGCCAGTCGAGACACAACAAGAAAATCTCATTAAGAACAATCAG GTTAAGGAAGAGAAAGCCAAAGGTCAAAAGGAAGATCTGAAGGCAAGCTGGGAACGGAAGAAAGACATTCCAGAGACCAAGGCACACAATGGAGAAAGTGGACATGAGCGTGCTCCCCAGAAGCTTAAACAGCTTGAGAAATTTGG TGGCACAAAATCTCATCCAACTCCTGACGAAACTGATTCAGTATCCAAAATTGAAGCGGATAAGAGACTGGATGATCTTCGTCGGCGCCGGGGGGAAACCGAGAGTGGAGAGTTTGATAAATTAAAACAGAAGCAACAGGAAGCCGCGGTGGAACTAGAAGAGTTGAAAAAAAAGCGTGAGGAACGCCGGAAGATAATGGAGGAAGAGGAGCAGAGAAAGAAACAGGAAGAGGCAGAGAGAAAAACTAAGGAAGAG GAAGAAAAGAAGAGATTGAAAGAAGAGATTGAAAAGAGAAGAGCTGAGGCTGCTGAGAAACGAAAAAATATGCCGGAAGATGGTTTATCAGAGGAGAAGAAACCCTTTAAGTGCTTCACACCAAAGGGTTCATCTTTTAAG ATTGAAGAACGAGCAGAGTTCCTCAACAAGTCTGCACAAAAAAG TTCCAAATCAACGCAGTCCGCAGCAGCTGTATCTAAGATTGACAGCAGACTTGAGCAATACACCAGTGCAATTGGG AGTAACAAGAGTGCCAAGCCTTCCAAAACTGCGCCCTCTGACCTGCCCTTGCCAGCGGATGGTATTCGTAATATAAAGAGCATGTGGGAGAAAGGGAATGTCTTCTCATCGCCAAGTGGAGCTTTGTCGCCAAACAAG GAAACGGCAAACATAAAAGTTGGTGTTTCAAGTCGCATTAATGAGTGGCTCACAAAAACACCGGAGACCAACAAGGCAACCCCCTCTAAACCTTCC GATCTAAAACCTGGAGATGTATCTGGAAAACGCAATATTTGGGAGAAACCAGAGGAGAAACCTGGATCTCCAACTAAG GTGACAGTTGGAGGAAAGAAACCTGATAGAAACG GTCTGAGATTTGAAAAAGAGCCATAG
- the LOC443642 gene encoding caldesmon isoform X1 — protein MVSCMYSCVEYHAPFLGSYKDYVSFPSSPLSRTLGKRITYTEAADMLSRSQYLVNLSKLTYQRNDDDDEEAARERRRRARQERQSLQKDYVGDGTEVNSQNSVTTETTRTSTNTSTDISLDDEAALLERLAKREERRQQRLKEALERQKEFDPTITDETLSSSKYNRNGQHEVEENHISAKEDDSVTHRSQYEVEETEIVTTSYQKNDSRKEVQEEVQTEKTEEKEEEPVETQQENLIKNNQVEVTFELKSSDHEARVINLEISVDRGESELREDDERKAEEKRIEEEARREAVERERAEAERKSAEERERLEAERLATEEKERLEAERKAAEEERERCEAEAKREAEQREKEQAEAEERERQRQQEESKLAEESAEAERKAQEERERVLAEKKKAEEEKLRLEAEQSKAAEEKKKAEEKRLEEARERKKAEEKKAAEERERKKAEEKKAAEEKDRKKAEEEKARLEAKKKEEKQDKKDKTQPAFLRKQGEDKEAKVDSKMDKITDEKPRAGFRKEEVKEEKAKGQKEDLKASWERKKDIPETKAHNGESGHERAPQKLKQLEKFGGTKSHPTPDETDSVSKIEADKRLDDLRRRRGETESGEFDKLKQKQQEAAVELEELKKKREERRKIMEEEEQRKKQEEAERKTKEEEEKKRLKEEIEKRRAEAAEKRKNMPEDGLSEEKKPFKCFTPKGSSFKIEERAEFLNKSAQKSSKSTQSAAAVSKIDSRLEQYTSAIGSNKSAKPSKTAPSDLPLPADGIRNIKSMWEKGNVFSSPSGALSPNKETANIKVGVSSRINEWLTKTPETNKATPSKPSDLKPGDVSGKRNIWEKPEEKPGSPTKV, from the exons GTTGACCTATCAGAGAAACGATGACGATGATGAAGAAGCTGCAAGGGAACGCCGTCGCCGTGCTCGCCAAGAGAGACAAAGCTTGCAAAAGGATTATGTCGGAGATGGGACAGAAGTCAACTCTCAAAATAG TGTCACAACTGAGACCACTAGGACATCAACAAATACAAGCACTGATATTTCATTGGACGATGAAGCCGCTCTCTTGGAAAGACTGGCAAAGAGAGAAGAGAGGCGCCAGCAACGCCTGAAAGAAGCCTTGGAACGGCAGAAAGAGTTTGATCCAACAATAACAGATGAAACATTGTCCTCATCAAAGTACAACAGAAATGGACAACATGAAGTGGAGGAAAACCACATCTCCGCAAAAGAGGACGACTCTGTAACCCATCGATCCCAGTATGAAGTTGAGGAAACTGAAATAGTGACAACGTCCTACCAAAAGAATGACAGCAGGAAGGAAGTACAAGAGGAAGTGCAAACTGAAAAAACGGAGGAAAAGGAAGAAGAGCCAGTCGAGACACAACAAGAAAATCTCATTAAGAACAATCAGGTAGAAGTTACTTTTGAACTGAAAAGTTCAGACCATGAAGCTAGAGTAATAAATTTAGAAATAAGTGTGGACAGAGGTGAGTCAGAACTTAGGGAAGATGATGAGAGGAAagctgaagagaaaaggattgaGGAAGAAGCTAGAAGAGAAGCAGTGGAAAGGGAAAGGGCTGAGGCAGAGAGAAAATCAGCAGAAGAAAGGGAAAGGCTTGAGGCAGAGAGGTTAGCTACTGAGGAAAAGGAAAGACTTGAAGCAGAGAGAAAAGCtgcagaagaagaaagagaaaggtGTGAAGCAGAGGCAAAACGGGAAGCAGAACAAAGAGAAAAAGAGCAAGCTGAAGCAGAAGAGAGGGAAAGGCAGAGGCAGCAGGAAGAGAGTAAATTAGCAGAGGAAAGTGCAGAAGCTGAGAGGAAAGCACAAGAAGAAAGGGAAAGGGTATTGGCAGAGAAGAAAAAAGCAGAGGAAGAAAAATTAAGGCTGGAGGCAGAGCAAAGCAAAGCAGCagaggagaagaaaaaggcagaggAGAAAAGGTTAGAGGAAGCAAGGGAAAGAAAAAAGGCAGAGGAGAAAAAGGCAGCAGAAGAAAGGGAACGGAAAAAGGCAGAGGAGAAAAAAGCTGCAGAGGAGAAAGAcaggaaaaaggcagaagaagagaAGGCAAGGTTAGAGGccaaaaagaaagaggaaaagcAAGACAAGAAGGACAAGACCCAACCTGCCTTCTTAAGGAAACAG GGAGAAGACAAAGAAGCAAAAGTGGATTCTAAAATGGACAAAATCACAGATGAGAAACCACGAGCAGGCTTCCGAAAAGAGGAG GTTAAGGAAGAGAAAGCCAAAGGTCAAAAGGAAGATCTGAAGGCAAGCTGGGAACGGAAGAAAGACATTCCAGAGACCAAGGCACACAATGGAGAAAGTGGACATGAGCGTGCTCCCCAGAAGCTTAAACAGCTTGAGAAATTTGG TGGCACAAAATCTCATCCAACTCCTGACGAAACTGATTCAGTATCCAAAATTGAAGCGGATAAGAGACTGGATGATCTTCGTCGGCGCCGGGGGGAAACCGAGAGTGGAGAGTTTGATAAATTAAAACAGAAGCAACAGGAAGCCGCGGTGGAACTAGAAGAGTTGAAAAAAAAGCGTGAGGAACGCCGGAAGATAATGGAGGAAGAGGAGCAGAGAAAGAAACAGGAAGAGGCAGAGAGAAAAACTAAGGAAGAG GAAGAAAAGAAGAGATTGAAAGAAGAGATTGAAAAGAGAAGAGCTGAGGCTGCTGAGAAACGAAAAAATATGCCGGAAGATGGTTTATCAGAGGAGAAGAAACCCTTTAAGTGCTTCACACCAAAGGGTTCATCTTTTAAG ATTGAAGAACGAGCAGAGTTCCTCAACAAGTCTGCACAAAAAAG TTCCAAATCAACGCAGTCCGCAGCAGCTGTATCTAAGATTGACAGCAGACTTGAGCAATACACCAGTGCAATTGGG AGTAACAAGAGTGCCAAGCCTTCCAAAACTGCGCCCTCTGACCTGCCCTTGCCAGCGGATGGTATTCGTAATATAAAGAGCATGTGGGAGAAAGGGAATGTCTTCTCATCGCCAAGTGGAGCTTTGTCGCCAAACAAG GAAACGGCAAACATAAAAGTTGGTGTTTCAAGTCGCATTAATGAGTGGCTCACAAAAACACCGGAGACCAACAAGGCAACCCCCTCTAAACCTTCC GATCTAAAACCTGGAGATGTATCTGGAAAACGCAATATTTGGGAGAAACCAGAGGAGAAACCTGGATCTCCAACTAAG GTCTGA